A single window of Penaeus vannamei isolate JL-2024 chromosome 24, ASM4276789v1, whole genome shotgun sequence DNA harbors:
- the LOC113820773 gene encoding uncharacterized protein isoform X1, with product MVRFTPWGVLMIVVMFIHQTFARDIMESMNYSGDEGRDNSDARDKEATHRYVNNIYRYVDYENLKEHGARLQSNHQSLNSTFATLKEYLEIVRNTRKEISTDGTDHSDLRKLSELMSQTNLHLFGKNWDEDQNISGRTLDQCGGSSALGIFNFLTFIVYAFSLLASLVAVATGNMANTLSGTFLSGLLNLLGNGGGRRSIRSAWKDGKSQDLKELHRALEHDLGSGLVAALLQLSGGSEGAASCLPPIAHLASVSTRGALARISGVQ from the exons ATGGTTCGATTCACGCCATGGGGAGTcttaatgatagttgtaatgttTATACACCAAACCTTCGCTCGTGATATCATGGAATCCATGAATTATTCTGGCGACGAAGGTCGGGATAACAGTGATGCGCGTGACAAAGAAGCAACTCATCGTTACgttaacaatatatatagatatgttgatTATGAGAACCTGAAGGAACATGGTGCAAGACTTCAAAGTAATCACCAAAGCCTAAACTCTACCTTCGCTACACTCAAAGAATATTTAGAAATAGTGAGAAATACGAG AAAAGAAATAAGCACCGATGGGACCGATCACAGTGACCTAAGGAAACTCTCTGAGCTGATGTCCCAGACCAACCTTCATCTTTTTGGCaag AACTGGGATGAAGACCAGAACATCAGCGGCCGCACGCTTGACCAGTGTGGAG GCAGCTCAGCACTAGGCATCTTCAACTTCCTGACCTTCATCGTGTACGCCTTCTCGCTCCTGGCGTCGCTGGTGGCGGTGGCGACGGGGAACATGGCCAACACCCTCTCGGGGACCTTCCTCTCGGGACTCCTCAACCTCCTGGGAAACGGGGGCGGAAGGAGGTCCATTAGGAGCGCCTGGAAGGATGGAAAGTCGCAGGATCTTAAGGAGCTGCACAGGGCTTTGGAGCATGATCTGGGCTCGGGACTCGTCGCCGCCCTCCTGCAGCTGTCGGGGGGCTCGGAGGGCGCCGCCTCCTGCCTGCCTCCGATCGCCCACTTGGCTTCGGTCTCCACGAGGGGCGCGCTGGCGAGAATCAGCGGCGTTCAGTGA
- the LOC113820773 gene encoding uncharacterized protein isoform X2, translated as MSQTNLHLFGKNWDEDQNISGRTLDQCGGSSALGIFNFLTFIVYAFSLLASLVAVATGNMANTLSGTFLSGLLNLLGNGGGRRSIRSAWKDGKSQDLKELHRALEHDLGSGLVAALLQLSGGSEGAASCLPPIAHLASVSTRGALARISGVQ; from the exons ATGTCCCAGACCAACCTTCATCTTTTTGGCaag AACTGGGATGAAGACCAGAACATCAGCGGCCGCACGCTTGACCAGTGTGGAG GCAGCTCAGCACTAGGCATCTTCAACTTCCTGACCTTCATCGTGTACGCCTTCTCGCTCCTGGCGTCGCTGGTGGCGGTGGCGACGGGGAACATGGCCAACACCCTCTCGGGGACCTTCCTCTCGGGACTCCTCAACCTCCTGGGAAACGGGGGCGGAAGGAGGTCCATTAGGAGCGCCTGGAAGGATGGAAAGTCGCAGGATCTTAAGGAGCTGCACAGGGCTTTGGAGCATGATCTGGGCTCGGGACTCGTCGCCGCCCTCCTGCAGCTGTCGGGGGGCTCGGAGGGCGCCGCCTCCTGCCTGCCTCCGATCGCCCACTTGGCTTCGGTCTCCACGAGGGGCGCGCTGGCGAGAATCAGCGGCGTTCAGTGA